From the Amia ocellicauda isolate fAmiCal2 chromosome 12, fAmiCal2.hap1, whole genome shotgun sequence genome, the window cattcagacattcagtttggagttcaggagattgtcttgaccaggaccacacccctaaatgcattgaagcaactgccatgtgattggttggttagataattgcattaatgagaaattgaacaggtgttcctaataatcctttaggtgagtgtatatgatcaATATGTGAAGGACTAGGGCCTCGGCAGCGCCAGACGGCAGTGATTAAAACCAGAAGGGTTACTTCTGAACACAGGTCGCATGtgtgacccaagacacacatcTGCAGCCCACGCACATCTTTTAATATGGTTCACATTGCCgtttatttttcatatgccaACATTGCCCccttttgtgtatttaaattacatggtaaatgttttaaatatatttgagtcTGTAtgcaatatatttgaaaaaaaaatacatttatggattacagactaaaatatatttaaaatataaatatatttcttaacGTTTGTTTGAAATCACAAGGTACACTCGAGCCTGAGGCTGAAAACGGTGACAATCTGTAACATCTTATCTGTGAAGTTCTCTCTTCAGTGCTATATGTCACTACAGTCAATCCAGACCTTCTTGTTAATGTGTTGGTTTATTACTGATATTGAAATTGAGCATTGTGTTTTGTCTGTCACCTCGCAGTGTGCCAAACCACAGGCGCCCCACCTGCCCGAGAGAAGCCTCCGTTCCAGAGAGCGGCCGGCCGCTGCGACGGCACCAGAAAAGCCCTGCTGTGCGCCGACGATGCCTGGGTAAGTGCCACGGACAAACAGCAGAAACCGATACTGGACCGATGTCCATGTGATTCATATCTGTGAGGGGCTTCTTCCAGCATGATGCAGAACACAGATTTGAGATCTTATATGTGTATGaacatatttattcatttatctaCGAATACTGTATAGTTCATGTTTGAagcattgaaaaatatataattagcaCAGTTTAGCTATTCACAGTTTTGTTACAGTCATTCAGGTCTTAAACTCCAGAATACTGTAAGAGGGTCGAAGGTCTGAGTTACTGTgctgtttaaactgtgaaaAATCAGACGTTGGCAGTGGCTTTGTTCCCAGAAAGCCACAACTATAGAAATGTGCATTAAGATTAACAAGCCCAGGCGTTGGTCTTCACAAACACTCTTTAATCCACACAGGGGGACAAATGTCCTTCGGGCTGCAGAGTGAAAGGACTGATTCATGCAGCGGAGAGAAACACATTCGAGCAGCTTCATAAAATCTGTCAGAAGACTGAAGGGCAAATAAGAAATGCTGAAGCGGCCAAGTTGATGACCAAGCAGACGTACGCTGTGCTCCGAAAGAGCGTTGTGCAAAGTTATGGTGAGTAAAATGGGTCACACCAGCTGCCTGATGCACAGGACTGTTCCtgtggaacacacacacacacacacacaaacactcacacactcacacacacacaaacactcacacacacacacacacacacacacacacaaacactcacacacgctcacactcacacacacaaacactcacacacacacacacacacacacacaaacactcacacatgctcacactcacacacacaaacactcacacacacacacacacacacacacaaacacacacacgctcacacacacaaacactcacacacgctcacactcacacacacaaacactcacacacgctcacacacacacacacacacacacacacacacacacacatgcgcacacacacacacacaaacactcacacactcacactcacacacacacacacacacacacccacacacacacacacaaacactcacacactcacacacgcacacactcacacacgcacacacacacatgcacacacactcacacacacacacaaacacgcgcacgcatgcacacacacacacacacacacacataacagcAGGTCAATACATATTCACTAGACTGTCCTGCTACagggattttgttgttgttgttgttgttgttgttgttgttgtcaaaaGCATACACGGGTGGAAACTCAGCCAGTTGATTTGTTGTCGCTACAGTGCGGACCTGGGAGTATGTGGACTTGGCGGGGGAGCTCCAGACAAGACTGCTTGCTATGAAGATACACACGGACACCCTATCGCAGAAGATCAAAGCACTGCGGGACACGATTCAGAAACAAGTGGCGTCCGCGTACCAGACTGAGGTAACTGGGACAGAGACACCTGAGACACAGGCAGTGAATGTAGAGAGATCCTGCAAGAGGTTAAATTTGAATAATCATTGCTTTcaatgatattaaaaaaaaagatttatggAAACCGAATTGCAACTCAGTTCAGTTATCGCTCTGAAAATGTGCAATATTGCAGAGACTTTGCCGACATTCCCCCAGCAATTCAAATTGATTTCCTTTCATACGTTTCTTCTGAtaactttgtgtgttttttaactgATTATGTCCTCTATTGAGGATGGGGTTTTACTTTTGAGTTTAGTTTTaattctgtgtgtgttgtaatAGCAACCAATTGTACTCTGGGTGAAGAACACCTTCATGGTTTGGCCAACATCTATCCATACATTTGTACAAGTCAAAGTCAAGAAAGCATCTCATGATGATCCGTTCTTCTGCAGACGAAGGCATGTGCTTTGCCTTTTTCATCAGCATTGATAAGTATCCCATTCCTGGGAAAGCAGTTTGCTTTAGATAATGTGGGGATTAGTTTATCCAAAAAGAGAGATTATGCACCCAAAATCCAGCCTGGAGCAGAAGGATATCTCCCTGGCAGATAGACATGGAAGGGTTTAAAAGTTCAGGGTTTAAACATCCCTTCCCTCAGACTagccatttatttgttttcctataGGTGGACATTGACATGAAGATCCGGGCGTGCAGGGGCTCGTGTGAGCAGGCCGTTGCCTACAGAGTGGACGTGGAGAGCTACAGAAGAGCAAGAGGACAGCTGACCCAAGTGGAGCAATCCCTCAAGCCGGGAGCAACGCCTGCTGCCTCCCCCCCAGTCCTCACAATGAAGACAGCTGCTGGGGGTGTCCCACAGCACTTCTACAGATTCCTCCCGATCCCAAGACCCGAGCTCGGGACGCTTTTCGAGGATGTGGAGAGACAGCAGCTGGTGTTGGAAAAGCACATCCCTCAGCGCAGGCAAGGCAGGGCAGCCCAGTTTCCCAGCAGACCCGGTCAACGAGTGTGATGTGCATAACTGCCCCAGCTCGGCTCGGCAGCTACTCCCACACACTCTCAACCTCTGCCAAACGTTCCAGTGTCATCAGGTCACTGGATGAGAGTTAAAACTGCTTCTGCTAAACTGCTGAAATCCTGACTGCTACAAACCCTGTTCAGAAAGAGGCAGTTCAGTGATGGTGGCCAAGTGACCGTGGTTGCCCCCCCACCTCTGTTTCCCAGCACACTCCTGCACACCAACAGTCCAGCGTCATTGATCACCAACCACACCCCCGCTTACTCTGATAGTGAGCTATCGATATGTTGCCAAACAGACTGGTTTCCTCACATCCTTAAGTTATTCATTCATGTATTCTGATATGCACATATTTCATCCACAACACGAGAATGTAAGACTATGTTGTGTCCCAGTCTTTTGgagttttctgtatttttctgtCATTCTTTCTGTACCGCTTTGCATTTTTGCCACTTCAATAAAGAGTTTACATTGCAGAACATTGCAGCATAAGCTCACATTGCATCATTAAACAATATTGCCTGCAGCTCACAATAAAATCGTATTTCACTAGATCTCGTATTGATATAATACAACTACTTGTTGTGTAATTTCACTACTTCCCATCGCATTTCAGATGATGTTAAGTTCTCTAATTTATTGTCATCCGTGTATTTCTCCCGAGTTGTCTCAACATGTCGTTTCAGTTCAGCATATCATCTTGCTCTTACTTTAAGAGCCCAGTCTCTCTGTCTGGCTCTGCAGTGCAATCCAAGTTCAGAGGTCAGAGTATGATTGAGTTGTGAGGTTATTTGTTAGCTATGAATTGTCATATTTAAGGTTCACTTCACTTATATCtgttaattaatttcaaaatatgtcTTAATAGATTGAACACCTATATGTGTATAGGTTTCTTTGTGAATTGCTGCTGTACATTTTACCCTCTAAAGTGTATCAACAGTTGCTTGTGCTGTTTGAATCAGCGGTCGGCCACTTGACTACCTCAGCATCACAGAATGATTTCATTTCCTTTTCAAACATGAACTCTGTATACTCCAAGTGATTGAATGAAATTataaatgaaaaggaaacaaatctAATTAGCAGTATTTGAATTAGACTATTTGCATATTGACACTATTTAACATGAGGCACATGTCAAGAGCTTTAATGATAACACTTGCCCAGATCCAGAAGCTGTTGTGGTAGCACCATGAAGACAGAGGTATTCAGCGCTATCGTGCAGTTCCTATCCCTAGGGAGACACGTGGCAccttatgcctcggttccactggcttaagcgtcgtgtcgtgccatgccgtgccggacgTGTCCATCCTCAgatgcgtcccagagcttttttttgcaaaaccaggccgctgtgaggtccgtccctctgatgggaggagcagcgactgtgggtttggtttgtgtttcattttaaaaacagagaacaacactacgagcgatacagcctgacgtggagaggacttttgtgtctgttttattatttgtgctttacatgattgtaaacagcgtaatacacacacgtttctgttcagagatattaggaagagctaaacgtgtagagacaacattatattcagacaagcatgttcacatgagaatacggttccatgtgcaacaataataataaatatcaaaatatgtattgttattattatcgtcatttgtgctagtatatatgtcttttaaacggcacagcgtgactcccttaatttattactcttactacagatttgtaactgcaaacgatactttttgcagaattatttataatttacttaacaGACGtctttaaccagggcaagttacagttgaaacaaaatacacacgtttcatgattaatcatccagctacaatatagcaggtttaattgaactaaagtgcacgcgtctcagtcatggcgtttatggatgcatttattttaccagtccttaatgttttagagggaaccccacatctgctgtattaatgtattcattaatttaacttgtaaatggacacgttaactaaatcatgttcgccttcacactgactgtctgtgcggattgtcctgcacaccattcacacaacacagcctgaaacaccggccagttatttataaaatattaagaatatcggctgctaccgctctgattattatccttcagtttattttaactagtcacggcactgcaccggtcctgtgaaatccaagttttgaatgcactcggatattaactgtaagcagtcattgtctctgtatgtggatttcactccatgctgctaataaacttgtaatttcttcgtgatcgcacacggcacttgagattatatcttccgatacaatgtatctgatctcctccctgtgtctcaagtcaagtacacacctccaattctgaaagaaaatcatgtcctcagtggggacggacgcttacggacacgtctagacgcttagccagtggaaacacccgtttaagcgtccgggCATTAGACCAGATGTTTCAATAAAGTGTTTCAAGTGCTTCAGTGAGAGCGGAGGGCCTACAGCGCGTCTCCTGCCTCCCCTCCGCTGGGCCGGGCTGTTGAACCCGCCACAAAGACgcctcacacagacacaggttcTGACCCTTTATTAACCACAGCAGACCGCGGAGTTCATGCACAGCTCTCTCCCTCCGCACACAATTGCATGGAAACATGtcatttttattacagttgTTCAGGTGACAAAggattttctgttcttttttcttctttacaatATTGTTCACCGGattgtgcacaccatctctgcCGATCCCGGGCGCTGCCTGTTGCCTCAGTCGCCGGCTCAGCGCTTCGAGGCGAAGTAGGGCCTGATTTTCATGCTGATCTCTTTCAGGGAGTACCAAGAGCCCTTCCAGTTCATCCACACGATGCCGTCATCCGTGCCGTGCTTGGTCATGTCCCTGCTGTACTGCCCTCCCCAGTAGTAGCGCCCGTTGGGGTTGGAGGAGTGGCAGCGGTTGTACCACCAGCCCCCGCCATCCTCTTTGGAGCACTGCTTCACTGGGTCTCCGGGGGACCTGGGCGGGCCGggggacagacacagagagggggATTGTTAGGGGTTGTGGATCGGAAACTCCTTCTTATTTGTGTGACTATATAAAGCTAGACAAATCTACAAGAAAGTTCTAATGATGTTCTACTGTTCTACCAGGTATCATATTCAAATAAACCAGAGCATAAAATCAACTCAATTTTGGCATTTTTGTAAAGCATCGCCTCCATTGAGTGATATCTGCGGGCAGTGCCGTGTAGCAGACATTAAGAGGGCAGGGTCTCTAACTTAAGATCACTTGGAGGAGTGAAAACAGATCAATGTGTGGAGAATTTGGTGAAACCACCCATGAGGAGGTAAAGGACGCTGGCAAATGTTTTCATGgtcacagataaataaataaataaataaatgtgaaaatgtgaaaagttTTGAGGGTCAGGTGACTTCATGTttgagtttgtgtttgttttggtctTGGTGTTGCTGTGGGGTGCTGCGTCTTACCATCTGTCATTGTCGCGGTCGTAGGTGCTGAACATCATGCCGTTGTGGATGGTCATGGTCCTGTTGTCACCGAACAGCTGAGGTGCCCCTTCCATCAGAGAGTTGCCAGCCGTGCCCTGATACCGGGCAACCGCCAGCATGTAGTTGGATGCCTCATTCTGCACCGTGAACTGCTGGTATTGAGCCAACACTTTGTTGCCGTCCCAGTCCGTCATCTCAACCAGGAGCTCCGTGGGGCCCATTTTGGTCAACTGGCTGATCTGGTCATTTCCAAGCCAATACTCCCCTAAACGGGAAAATGCAACGTGATCATTAGCAAtaacactctcacacagactcacactcacacatatatattcacagattgtataatttaacatttcagccactttttaaaataatgataacaAACACATCCAGAACATGTTTCATTGCGCCTGGGTCTCCCGTTAGACACAAAAGGGGCAGCATCTCCTCCTTCCCTCCCAAATCTCTCCTCACCTGGCGTTTCACAGAAGCCCTTGCCGACATCGAAAGCAATATTTCCAAATCCAGTCTTGTAGTCGTCCCACCGGCGGCCGAAGTCCACACTTCCGTCCTGCCTCTTCTGAATCAATGTCCAGCCTGAAGGAATAAAACACAGTAAATGACAGGCAAGGGGCCTAAGGAACGGAGCCGCCTGCTTTGTGTGACTCAGATAACCACACGGGGAGACCCAGCCCACCTCCTTGCTGGGTGGTCATGTCACAGTACACTTTGAACGGCCGGAAGAAGGAGTCCGAAGGTTGGACCAAGTACATCTCGGACCTCACGCCTCCCTTCCTGAAGATGTCTTCACACTCTGCAACACAGAGAGGACATGGACAGGTGAGAAACACAGGCAGGCTATATATCAATCCCCCCCAACCCCTCATCTCTTCACACGTCAGACGAAGATAATCTCATCTACAGCTTTGTGTAGGACATACAGGAAGACGATGTTAAAgtcttaaatatatttatcagAGAAGCACTGACCCATAATACAATGCACTCTGTATATTTCTCCAGTCATCTGATTTCTAAAGCCTCATTCTGGATCACTTCAAAGAAacactgaaaactgaaaacaaacataaGTAACGGACGTGGCTCAGACCTTTCCCGGAGACCACGGGAATGCTGCAGGACACCGTGCACGGCTTCTTGCACTTCTCGTTCTGCGAGGTGATGGCCGTCTCCAGCTTCTGGATCTTGCTGCGCAGGTTGTCCAGGACCCCGCGCAGGTGGCGGATGGAGGAGGGGAAGGTGGTGTCGATGGACTGCTTGATGTAGATGTGGTGCTGCTCCAGGTCAGAGGTGTACTCGTTCACCAGGTTCCCGTTGTCTGACCACCACAAGGCacgcatgagagagagagggagagggagagacagagcttAATTATTTGTCCCATTACAACATTTAGATTGAGAtagagacagatagatagatgtctCACCTTGGGTCTGTCGCTGTCTCTCTCGGAGCTCATTGGAGAGACCTTCCACGTACTTGTAGATAATAGAAGAAGACTGAGACAGGCCCAGGATATCATTCTTCAGCTGAGCGACGGTTGGTCTCACATTTCGTTCTTGCTTCAGGAGAGCAGACTTCAGCTCACAGCCATTTGGACACAACGCGCCCTGGAGAAGAAGAGAGAAACTGTAGTCAAGCTCAGCAGTGCTACACACAGTGAGAAGACGATACAACAACATGAGATGGTACTCTGATATACTGTAGTAAACCATAGAACTGTGTGCACTGGATACTTCTCATGAGGGTTAAAACAGGAAGCTTTAATTAAAACCCCTGTACACAAGATGTCTATATGAACAGGCCGCAGTAAGTGAAGTTAGCGTTGATATCTCACCAGCTCTTCGGACGGGTGGGTGCAGCCTCCCTCGTCAGGCTGCACCTCGGGCTCCTTGCGCAGGGCGCTGCGGGCGGGGGGGATGGTGGGCCGCGCCCGGTACACGCTGCCGCTGATGGGGGGTGGCGCGGGCTGGGACACCATTACCCTCTCGGAGCCCTGGACTAGAGGCCGGTGTCCCCTGGCATCCACATGGGGCTGAGGGAGAAACGCGGGCCGGGTGGTCAGCGTGTGACACAAGCAGGACAGGGAACATGAGACCCAGCTCCACCGGCTTACTGCCGTTAAATCAAATTCGCATGAACCGGTGGCAAAAGAGTGACACAGAAGAGTAATttctaaaaaggaaaaaactaattCAAGCCACTTAATTAGGCTATTTTCAGGTGGTTGTATAAAATGTAACTGTTTGCCCCTTTTCTGTGGccttaaaataaacatacattaaGTGAATATGTTTCAGAAATCAGCATTAAGAAAACGTAACCGTTGTACGGCTTATCTCGCCCCTATTGAAACATCCTTGTGTGAATGAACTGATGTGAGACATTTATGTCCTTACATtcccatttataaatattttttatttaacatgaACTAATTGTCCACTGTACCAACTTCaatcttattttctttatgcttttatttatgtatttatttgcttattaatcattaaaaaagaGAACACTTTAACACTTAGGACCATGGAGCCAAAACCCCATTTCAGCTGCGTTAAAATGTCAGTTCTGGATCTGTTTCCTACCTTCAGTGCCACAATAATCTgtgggaaaaaagaaaatggaaaaactaATCAAACTGGAGCAATTCACCCAAAGTAAATCACCAATTCACCACagatataataaatacatacacttttgatattaataataataataataataataataataataataataatcacagtgtCATTCAACTTTGAATtaatcagtaataataataattactaaataatactaataattataattattattattactgtaatgattacaatcattattattactgtaatgattatgattattaagaGAGTCGTTTGCCTTCTGCAACGtagagaagaaagaaaagaaagagaagaaagagaagagaagagaggagagagaagagaagagagaagaggagaggagagagaagagagaagacagaagagaggagaggagagaaaagagagaagacagaagacagaagagagaagagagggaaAACGCACCTCCTCATCCTCATCGTAATCCGAGGCGCCCCTCACTGCGGACACGCTCAggaccagcagcagcagcagcttcatCTTGCTGGCGCTCATCCTCACCAGCTCTCTTGTGTTCAATGCAGCTTCCCCCAGGACACTGTGGCCCTTATATGTGGCCCCCTCTGGGGCTGCACTCTGCGTTAATGGTTAACTTGAGCTGGACAACGGCCACTGGACAAAATGTGCACAAacagtgtggtcagtgtgttCATCCTTTATTTGCACATTGGTACACAACGGAAGATAAAATGTCCTCTGCTGTAATGTATCACTGTGTTATTCATGGACATGTTTTATTAGACTGTTATTATGAAAAGCATTGCAATGTTTTATAATGGGCATGGGGTGTGATTTAGAGCTCAAAACTGGTAATTTGGCCAATGGACAACCAAACCCCACAGACCGTTAAACCGAGAGGTCACTCTATTACTGTCCAAGTCATGTACCTGTATAATTAGACTGTTGTTATTACtgatttgattgttttaattatgaaaATGATTAGATTTATAATTATCATTACTGGACTGTCAGTAAGTGGCTGGTTTGGACTCCCAGTCCATTGACCCGAGTGGCGCTGTCCTGTTAATCAGTGACAGACGCCATAGCTGCTGCTTCAGTTTGCCAGCTGCACACATTTCACCTGGTTtgaatgtttgtttgcttgttgatTGAAAAGTTTCCTTTGATtcaattttaattcaatttcaatTACATCCTGGATAATTCAATGCAGCATCTGTGGAcctcatatacatatattatattatatacaccaTATACACAACAGATCTACTGGAACTGGAAATGGGCTTCAAAGGTGTAGTGGATATGcgtgtaatacatttaaaacatccaaaggtttattacaataataagaagaaataacaaaaaagaaagataaaactTAACAGCCTTTAAATGGTCAATGTTCCTTCCAACAAAAGGTGAAATGATGTACTTTGCTTCATCAAATATTGCTTCAAACACCCCCACATAGACACACTATTCCCAATCATGTCAAGGAAAGACACAAGTCaaacaagcacagtgtcctgttTGTGTAAACTCCATGTTTGGATAATTCTCAAAATGGCttgaccatttatttatttatttatttatttatttatttatttatttatttattgttcttcACTCAACAATGTGGTCTTAATACTATAACAGAAAGGTCTTATTTGTCTGTTAAAACTCAGATAATGTCAAGACCACATGCCCACATTCTGCAAGGATTGTTTTTCTCTCACAAATGCAACAAACTCACTTTCCGAAAACATTATTTCACTGTTATATCCGGTGTTTGAAAACACACTTGTTCCCTGCATATGACACAGAACTGAAaggctcattttgttttaactgccttaatttaagttaatCTGGTCTGTAGTTTACCTTAATTaaagtcaattcagtacagaccacccaactcagatattcagcaagatgctgcattgtacaattattattattatttttatttcttggcagaaacccttatccagggtgacttacaacataagtgcaaacaaagtgcaaaaatacagaggaGTACAAGACAtcaatcaggactgcatgtagcaaggatgtggctgttatagtctgggaaagcccggttgggactacagaagcagaaatagaaatggttgagatggtgaatgactgctttctaactcagggaaccaaccagggagagagcatgtattgacttgatcttctcaaatgaccaagatagagtcagggggacagtagttagggaaccaatggcaaactgtgatcacaatatggttagctttgaggcattctttcaaaaaacaaggaccaagtctaaaacaatggtctacaattttagaaaagcaaaccttgaaggtatgaggcggcacttagaagatgGAAAATGGattggtatattttaagaatatactacttgaggctcaggagaaaaaTGTACCAAAACTTGAGGACCAacaaacactggccaaaatggtttaatagaggtatgcaaaaaattatcaagaggaagaaaatgttgtatagcgcatacaaaagggatggagatgaaacaaaatacatagaatatgttgagctgcaaagagatcttaagaaatggatcaggaaagcaaagagggaaatagaaagaaagagcttttttcaatattacaacagcaagaggtcaataaaggaggaagtgaaacagataaagggcaaaatttaagtatcttggaaaacaaacaagatgtggcaaaagatgtcacaaaagaaaaacagatgacatgccacaggttaacaatcagtccagtcaaaccctaagagagatcaggataaatgtggaggaggtactaaagggactagcagaattaaaaaccaacaaatcacctgggccagatgggatatttccaacagtatttaaagaaataagggaaattatttaaagcccgctaactcaaatataccaattgacacttagaacaggggatgtgccaactgactggaagacagcaaatgtcataccaatccacaagaaagaggacaaaactgagccaggaaattacagaccaatcagtctcacctgcatcacctgtgaaatgttggaacaaatgattagacagaaaatagaggagcatcttaatgaaaaccatattcttggagatagtcaacatgggtttagacgaggcagatcatgtcttactaatttaagattgcagctgtagatcatgtgaagcatatgatatgatatacttagatttccaaaaagcttttgataaggttccacaccaaagactgatcctcaaactggaagctgtaggcattcagggtaatgtaagtagatggattatgaactggttgatgtctaggaaacagagggtgtccattagaggagtcacttctaactggagtgaggttgttagtggagttccacagggatcagtactagggcctttgctttttctaatctatattaatgatctggactctgggatatacagcaaacttgtcaaatttgcagatgatactaaaataggtggctcagcagatacaatcttggcagcacaggctattcaaaggaatttagataatattcagttgtgggcgacacctggcagatgaaattcaatgtggacaagtacaaggtattacatgcaggtaacaaaaatgtccactataattacactatgggaggaatagaactagatgaagtaacgcatgagaaagataggatatattgtcaaaagtgtagaactgagaacaagggcagtaatggcatcgaccacatcaaaccagaggagcttttccagatcagcagggacacacgcacccggggacacaaatggaaattgggcttcaagtcattcaagacagaaaacaggagacacttcttcacacagagaggcgtcacaatctgaacaaacttcccagcgatgaggctgaagagacaatttgggaacattcaaaaacagactggataggatccttggatcactcagttattaatgtacaccaaatgagcacgatggggtgaatggcctcctctccattggacactttctcatgttcttatgttcttaattgaatgcagaaaatgtacacttattattattaatattagtagtagtagtagtgttattTGAACAGAAGAGCAGTTCATGTTTACTGTTGTTTCTTTGGCATTGTGCTGAGTATCTTGGAATTGGACAATTGAAGATTGTTACAATATGCTGCCTTTAGATAAACCAACATAAAAAGTATTATTAATAGGTTCTTGGAGACAG encodes:
- the fgb gene encoding fibrinogen beta chain codes for the protein MSASKMKLLLLLVLSVSAVRGASDYDEDEEIIVALKPHVDARGHRPLVQGSERVMVSQPAPPPISGSVYRARPTIPPARSALRKEPEVQPDEGGCTHPSEELGALCPNGCELKSALLKQERNVRPTVAQLKNDILGLSQSSSIIYKYVEGLSNELRERQRQTQDNGNLVNEYTSDLEQHHIYIKQSIDTTFPSSIRHLRGVLDNLRSKIQKLETAITSQNEKCKKPCTVSCSIPVVSGKECEDIFRKGGVRSEMYLVQPSDSFFRPFKVYCDMTTQQGGWTLIQKRQDGSVDFGRRWDDYKTGFGNIAFDVGKGFCETPGEYWLGNDQISQLTKMGPTELLVEMTDWDGNKVLAQYQQFTVQNEASNYMLAVARYQGTAGNSLMEGAPQLFGDNRTMTIHNGMMFSTYDRDNDRWSPGDPVKQCSKEDGGGWWYNRCHSSNPNGRYYWGGQYSRDMTKHGTDDGIVWMNWKGSWYSLKEISMKIRPYFASKR
- the LOC136763966 gene encoding fibrinogen alpha chain, coding for MTKQTYAVLRKSVVQSYVRTWEYVDLAGELQTRLLAMKIHTDTLSQKIKALRDTIQKQVASAYQTEVDIDMKIRACRGSCEQAVAYRVDVESYRRARGQLTQVEQSLKPGATPAASPPVLTMKTAAGGVPQHFYRFLPIPRPELGTLFEDVERQQLVLEKHIPQRRQGRAAQFPSRPGQRV